One part of the Maridesulfovibrio zosterae DSM 11974 genome encodes these proteins:
- a CDS encoding 4Fe-4S dicluster domain-containing protein, whose translation MPKAFFIDTSRCTACRGCQIACKEWHDLPATETKQRGSHQNPADLNPFNYKLVRFSEHRINGKVEWYFFPDQCRHCDVPPCKDIADSYVTGAVIKDEDSGAVIFTDQTKRLAADEAQEMTEACPYNIPRRNSGTGLLSKCDMCIDRQQAGLIPVCVKTCPTGTMNFGEREEMEALAEKTLTKVKKDYPNAAVIDADEVNVIYLVMDKPELYYEYVTADNSGIGNGVTRKEFLAGLTKPAKRILG comes from the coding sequence ATGCCTAAAGCATTCTTTATCGATACTTCTAGATGTACGGCTTGTCGTGGTTGCCAGATTGCCTGCAAGGAATGGCATGATCTGCCTGCGACAGAAACAAAACAGCGTGGTTCACATCAGAATCCGGCTGATTTAAATCCCTTCAATTATAAGTTGGTTCGTTTCAGCGAACATCGTATTAACGGAAAGGTCGAGTGGTATTTTTTCCCCGACCAGTGTCGTCATTGCGATGTTCCGCCTTGTAAGGATATCGCTGATTCTTATGTTACCGGGGCTGTGATTAAAGATGAAGACAGCGGAGCTGTTATCTTTACTGATCAGACTAAACGACTTGCTGCGGATGAGGCTCAGGAAATGACTGAAGCATGTCCGTATAACATTCCCCGCCGTAATAGCGGAACAGGGCTGCTCAGCAAGTGTGATATGTGCATTGATCGTCAGCAGGCGGGACTCATACCTGTTTGTGTGAAGACTTGTCCTACCGGAACCATGAACTTCGGTGAGCGTGAAGAGATGGAGGCTCTGGCGGAAAAAACTCTTACCAAGGTCAAAAAAGATTACCCAAATGCAGCCGTAATTGATGCGGATGAAGTAAATGTGATCTATCTGGTTATGGATAAACCGGAGCTTTATTACGAGTACGTAACTGCCGATAACTCAGGTATCGGTAATGGTGTAACCCGTAAAGAATTCCTCGCAGGTCTTACCAAACCTGCCAAGCGTATATTGGGATAA
- a CDS encoding formate dehydrogenase accessory protein FdhE — MNKIKSKSKKKRDVQSGLLYLRKKTPALENIFDAFGPLVQAQEKGYELLEDWTGFILPEAYAPRFEQGVPLLSEMDLPELGDLYSDIFISVSEAVAKGMPSISNQITEIIRAVKDAENINDLAKATWSEDLVLIDQLVEKWKVDRQTLLFLATMALKPFMGRMEVDAARLIENMVWTKGYCPVCGTFPDMSLLKKSGDDNAYLKSHGGQRWMHCSCCGHEWRIKRNMCPWCESEDYEKLRYLQDEESKNERVDVCDTCKHYYVTIDTRELMEEPDQRIAPLGLVHLDIRAQEEEYRPMAEVPWNIL; from the coding sequence ATGAATAAGATTAAATCTAAGTCTAAGAAAAAGCGTGACGTGCAATCCGGTCTTCTTTACTTACGTAAAAAAACTCCCGCTCTTGAAAATATTTTTGATGCTTTCGGTCCATTAGTTCAGGCTCAAGAAAAGGGATATGAATTGCTTGAGGACTGGACCGGATTTATTTTGCCTGAAGCGTATGCTCCACGTTTTGAGCAGGGAGTTCCTCTTTTATCAGAAATGGATTTACCGGAGCTTGGGGATTTGTATTCAGATATTTTTATCAGTGTGTCTGAAGCTGTGGCTAAGGGAATGCCCAGTATATCCAATCAAATAACTGAAATTATTAGAGCTGTTAAAGATGCTGAAAACATAAATGATTTAGCAAAAGCTACTTGGAGTGAGGATCTTGTTCTTATTGATCAACTGGTTGAGAAATGGAAAGTAGATCGGCAGACTCTTCTTTTTCTGGCAACTATGGCTCTCAAGCCTTTCATGGGTCGCATGGAAGTTGATGCTGCAAGATTGATAGAGAATATGGTGTGGACTAAAGGATACTGTCCTGTTTGTGGGACTTTTCCGGATATGTCCCTGCTTAAGAAATCAGGTGATGATAATGCTTATCTTAAGTCACATGGCGGGCAACGTTGGATGCATTGCTCATGTTGCGGTCACGAATGGCGTATAAAGCGTAACATGTGTCCTTGGTGCGAAAGTGAGGATTATGAAAAACTCAGATATTTACAGGACGAAGAATCTAAAAATGAAAGAGTGGATGTTTGCGATACATGTAAACATTACTATGTAACCATTGATACCCGTGAGCTTATGGAAGAACCTGATCAGCGGATTGCTCCGTTGGGATTGGTACATCTTGATATTAGAGCGCAAGAAGAGGAGTATAGGCCTATGGCTGAAGTTCCGTGGAATATACTGTAG
- the thiE gene encoding thiamine phosphate synthase, whose protein sequence is MSSREITRQNILDTDLYCLTALKFSKGRSNTEVVREMLDNGIKLIQYREKEIKSGQKYAECLEIRRMTHEAGAAFIINDDIDLAMMVEADGIHIGQEDFPVHAVRKLVGDKMAIGLSTHSPQEARAAVEAGADYIGVGPIFKTFTKDDVVDPVGFEYLDYVVQNIDLPFVAIGGIKEHNIADVMKRGAKCVALVTEIVGADNIGGMIKDLRKAIEK, encoded by the coding sequence CCGCTCTTAAATTTTCTAAAGGACGCTCTAACACTGAAGTTGTACGTGAAATGCTTGATAACGGCATCAAGCTGATTCAGTACCGTGAGAAAGAAATTAAATCCGGTCAGAAATATGCTGAATGCTTGGAAATACGCAGAATGACCCATGAGGCAGGTGCTGCTTTTATCATCAACGATGATATAGATCTAGCCATGATGGTTGAAGCTGACGGTATTCATATCGGGCAGGAAGATTTCCCTGTGCATGCTGTACGTAAACTTGTGGGGGACAAAATGGCCATCGGCCTTTCCACCCATAGTCCGCAGGAAGCACGGGCAGCTGTTGAAGCAGGAGCTGACTACATCGGAGTAGGCCCCATTTTTAAAACATTCACGAAAGATGATGTTGTCGATCCAGTGGGCTTTGAATATCTCGACTACGTTGTCCAAAATATAGATCTGCCATTTGTTGCCATAGGCGGCATCAAAGAACACAACATTGCCGATGTAATGAAACGCGGTGCTAAATGTGTTGCTTTAGTTACCGAAATTGTCGGTGCTGATAACATCGGCGGCATGATTAAAGACTTGAGAAAGGCAATAGAAAAGTAA